The segment CTCTTCTCTTGTGAAAGTATATGTGTCGGATTAAGTTAcatcaaataccatctccataaAGTGTGTTGAACCCCTGCCACGATATGGTATAAGGACATCATGTTGTGGTGTCGTGTGTTGAAGTCCTAATGTTTGTGAATTTTTAAAATCACCATGGTGTGTTATAGTGATGTAACGTCGTGGTGTCTGGCCGGATGCAGTCGCGATAAAATTAATTTCCATGACATGGTGATGGTGGTCACGTCGTGGTGTCTTCTCAAAATAATTCATAAAATCTAAAGTAATGCATCGACTCTTCGTAATGTTTGGACCATTCACGATTATTCTTTCTGTAAAATTCTCCAAAATTCTACTATTCTTCATTTGGGAACCCCACAATTATTCAAAAACATGGCCTTCAAGTATAATATTCAGAAATCACATGACTTCTTTATTTATTACACTCCTTTACCGCTTCACACATTTTCTTTCTAACACTACAAAATAAAATCAGAAGGCTAGAGAAACACATGATTATTTGGTTGAACTAACATAAACtctaaaactaaaataaaactaaagcctaaaatgaaataaaaaggaaagaaaacgCAAACTCTAAAACATCGTGTTGCCTCACGAAAAGcacttctttttaaggagtcgtgaGCCGGACTCCTTTCCGGTCTACGTTGTTGCGGTCAGGAGCGTAATCTCCCTTTTCTCCTCTTTTGTTCCTTCCATTTGTGTTTGTAAGCTTGAACCCTTCTTTTGTATGctttctttgaattctccttCTTCTCTTAGTTGGCACTTTCTTCAAGTTTACACTTCACCCCCTTGCCTTGCTTTCCCCTCTTATTCTTCTTGTCATCTtctttagggttttccttatataacTCCATAATGACCAACTTTTGCTCCTCTAATTCCTTACATATGTCTTTATCAATGATCTCAACTTCCTCATATAAGTCCTCTTCTACTTCATCAACTTCTTTTTCTTCTAAAACCTTGGGAGTAGTAAACACGATCACCTCAACTGTCATAGGTATTGAAGCTGTTGGTTTAGAACATTTGACTTTATCATCATGGGACTTTTCCTATACCTTTAATTCTTCTTCCATCATCTTTTCAATTTCCTCTAGCTCATTAATATCTTCTTCCACAACATGCATCTTTGACATTTCATATTTTGGCTTTTCATGACTCACTTTTGGactcatttcaaaagtaattGCTTCATCTTCCAAACAAAGTGTGCGTTTTGAGTTATGGATGTAAACTAGAGCTCTTTCAGTACTAAAAAATGGCCATCCAAAAATTATATGAAGTTCTTCATCTTCCTTCATGTCGAGAACCATAAATTCAATCGGAAACACAAACTTTCCCACTTGCAATAAGAAGTCTTCAATGATTCCATATGGGTTAATTATCGAGTGATCCAGCATTCTAAGTGTCATCTTTGTCTCTTGGAACCTTGTTAGACCGAGATTCTTATAGAAAGAATAGGGAATAAAGTTGATGCTTGCCCCTGAATCAGCTAATGCATTTATAGAAGTAGAATTTCCAAATTCACAACGCAAAGTGAGTTGATCTAGATCTCCCATCTTGATTGACAAACCATTGATAATTGCCGGTGAACACAACTCATTAAGCATGATAGTTGATGACTTCTCCAAATCATTCCTATTGGTAATAACATCTTTTGAAAAATTTGGAGGTTTACCCATTGAACTgaggagtacgccctgcatactcaagACATACACCCCGCATACTCAACCTTGAAGCACGATATACGAATGTTTGATGTATAACCCAACATAACGCTGAGCGTACGTcaatgtacgcccaatgtactcgtcAGAAGCCTGAAGCCAacttttaagtccttaatgggttaagccaagATGTCTAAAATGTAGATGTAGTCCCTAGATAAGGTCATAACCAAAAAAGTTGCCAACTATACTCACATACATGCCTTAATGGGactcaaaaattaaaaaagaactGAATAAGTGTCTTAATACTTGCATGGACTAATAACTCCCATAACGTttccatttttatgaacaagggaccttGTTGGAACTTAGATCTAAAATCCACTACTTCAGGAGTATATCAAAAGCTCATCTTTACTTAAAGGGACTTAAAAttggcaaaatacaccataaagtaGATCCAACCTAAATGATCATATAGTTATAAGATTTTTACCTTCGAAATATTGCAAATGGGAAGATAatcctggatctacaagctcaagccACTCCTCCAAGTGTTCCTCTTCTGCTTCTTCACCACAAAGCACCCAGAAATCAATGTCCAGGGtcaaaatcaccaaaatacaCTAAGGGTTCGAATCTGGTGTTAAAAAGGCATGGAGGCTAAAGGTATTAGGGATTGGTGataaaataagtagcttaaatagggtccaagaccctacaTTAAGGTTTTTATGAAACtggagtatgccctgcgtactcccATTATGCTTAGTATACTCCCATAAGGTGCCACATTCATTCTTcttagtacgccctgtgtactcccTATGTATGCCCTGTGTACTGGGGTTAGCCTTAAACCCTACTATCTcccgaaggccataacttattTGTTATAAGTCTAATTCCGACGATCCTTAGATCCatggaaaggtaatgagaagatCTACGCTTTTATCTACTCACAGTTGCCTTAAAAATTCCCGGACTAAAATCCAATTTCCAAAAAAGCCAGAACTGACATTTTACCGATATacccttggctccaaaacacaaatcgAACTCCTGGATCATCTAAATTACCTTACAcacacccaaatgggtctaaatatCTTTTACTAAATACCATTAAGTTTGATGATACACGATCTTCGGGTCACCACTCTGCATTAGGAAACTATTTTGAACAGGgttttacaactctcccccacttaaatatgACTTCGTCCTCCAAATCACTCCTTACCACCCTCATTGGAACCAACAATCCGGACAAAACCCTTTAAAGCTGAACAAATTACTAATTCCATAATTGCCTTACCTCCACACAGGTGGATCCATTGTAAAACACAATTACAAGAGTGTTTTTTCTATTATCAAAACAGAAAACATCCCGTTGACCCTGAATCTTCCAACTAATAACCCAACATACATATGCCTTAATCCATATCCTACTGAATTAAAGATCTTgcataaccatactaatgactcCCAATGCGAGTCTCGACCAAAAGCCAACTCGGTACATAACTCATAACTTGAGATCCAAGGATTTACACTTGCATTTCACCTAAAATCTTCTAATTCACGACATCTATTCACTAAAATGGAATATAAGAATTCCTAACCACCACTGACACTACCAGTCTCACACCTAGTCCAGCCACCAAGTTCCTGAGACTCCAACCGATAAGACTACCACATCCTATGCACCATACTATGCCACTCTATGGCCACATAATCATCCTACTGAAACTATAATCCAATTCCTTGAACCAATAGGTCTCTACTAGGTCTCACATGCATTGTCATAATCATATGGGCCTCGCTCATGGGTCTCACCCAGTGTATACCAATAAACAGGCCACACCCACTGTCCGCCTTGCCCAAGGAACAAGCTGATCCTCCTTTATACTCATGACCACCCCAACAATGGTCTACCTCAATCTATTGAATGCTATGATCCCATCACAGACTTACAACAATTCCATATTATCTGCCAATCCAGTGAATGCTACgcccaccccgcagtcttacgacACGTCTATCCCTCCATGGTTACCGCCCTTGGTCTTACCATACATATACCATATCAATCCCAATCATCCTGAGTCGAACCCATGTCCAACTAAATCTTAATCAGGTGTTCGGGTCATCCCTAAATCCTTCACCAAACAAGCACAGGAAGCGAGGCTATAACATAACTCTCAAACTGGATCCATCCACATGCCTGCTATACATAACGAAGTAGATACTAACCAATTGTTGGAAGTTTCCTAAACTCCCAACTTACACAACTTCAATCTAGATGGCCACTTGAGTCATATTCCCTCCCAAATGGGATGTGAAACTCACCCTCGTTTCACACTTGATTTGGCTTCTGGAAATGTAAATGATGCTCCCGCACTTAAATTCGTCGAAGCTCATCCAACCCACAAAATTTGATGGACTCGCAACCTATATTACCTTCATATAACTCAAACTGTCGACGATTTGCGCTTAACAATACTAGGGTTCGATTACTAGCCAATCTCAATGGTCGCACAACTCTTGAAATCCAGATGAATACTCTGCAAAATCTTAACAAATCCGATAACCCCAATCGCTTCCCATGATACAACACCAAATCCTTAAGTTTTTTATGCAGTGACTAAGCCCATAATCCTTGCTCTGAACTGGGGAATCTTCACTCCAACTTCCCATCCTCAGAAGGATCTTTAGGTTCTAACCATCTTAAACTCTTACGACAATAAAATTCCCTTTACACTTCCAATGACCAAACAAACTTATGAGGTTGCCACATTCATCTTCTTTCTACCGCTCCTTCCCTTGTAGCGGTAGAGATTGGAACCAAAGGTCCTTCCATAGAAAACTATCGATCTTACCTGAGAAAATTCTATTGCATCCAAACTTTGAATTTGTTGAAGAACTAACCACCTGATCCAACCATAGACCTTCCAAATGATACCACATAATTGACCCCATCCAAGAACTGACACAACAGTCAAACACACTGAATTCCCATAAGCAAGATACGACCCACTAATGACTCTTGGTATGCAAAATGGAATATAACAATTCTTGATGATATAACCCAGGCAATAACAGAGAACTAAAACAAAGATAATGCTTAACCATACCCAAAAAAGATTCCAAAGACATATAAATAATGATAATAATCAAGAAGAaagcaaaagataacatacccaCAATAGCATCTGATGAAACCCTGGTCTCCCTTGACTGTCACTGCAATGATCGGCTCCTTGCTGCTGGGGCTCTTGCCATACCCTCACAAtcgtcggtgatcctcaaagtaactgGAGCAGGTGCACTCACTACTCCACTCCTCAACATCAGACAATCGGCCTTCTTGTGTCCtacctggttgcagtgaaaacacatgaGAGATGACCCACAAGGGAAATCTCTACTAAAATGACCCATCTGGCCACAACTGAAACATCCTCGACCTGTCTCCCTACATCCTCCCTCATGGGTCCTCCTACACTTGGCACGATGGCC is part of the Lactuca sativa cultivar Salinas chromosome 7, Lsat_Salinas_v11, whole genome shotgun sequence genome and harbors:
- the LOC111914765 gene encoding uncharacterized protein LOC111914765 — protein: MGKPPNFSKDVITNRNDLEKSSTIMLNELCSPAIINGLSIKMGDLDQLTLRCEFGNSTSINALADSGASINFIPYSFYKNLGLTRFQETKMTLRMLDHSIINPYGIIEDFLLQVGKFVFPIEFMVLDMKEDEELHIIFGWPFFSTERALVYIHNSKRTLCLEDEAITFEMSPKVSHEKPKYEMSKMHVVEEDINELEEIEKMMEEELKV